The following proteins are co-located in the Microbacterium sp. Clip185 genome:
- the pcaC gene encoding 4-carboxymuconolactone decarboxylase: MSRPSGEGRTDEQHYDDGMRVRREVLGDAHVDRAVAGTVPETADFQDLITRYAWGDIWSRPGLARRDRSIAVLTALIALGHHEEFAMHVRAAQRNGLSRDEIVEVVLQSAIYCGVPAANTAFRIVKDVFAEE; the protein is encoded by the coding sequence ATGAGCCGGCCGAGCGGTGAGGGACGCACCGACGAGCAGCACTACGACGACGGGATGCGGGTGCGCCGCGAGGTGCTCGGCGACGCCCACGTCGATCGTGCCGTCGCCGGCACCGTCCCCGAGACCGCGGACTTCCAGGACCTGATCACGCGTTACGCCTGGGGTGACATCTGGTCGCGGCCGGGTCTTGCCCGACGCGACCGCTCGATCGCGGTGCTGACGGCGCTCATCGCTCTCGGTCATCACGAGGAGTTCGCGATGCACGTGCGCGCCGCCCAACGCAACGGACTGAGCCGCGACGAGATCGTCGAAGTCGTGCTGCAGTCGGCGATCTACTGCGGCGTGCCGGCGGCGAACACCGCGTTCCGCATCGTCAAAGACGTCTTCGCGGAGGAGTGA